GACCCGGGCGGAGTTCGCGGGCTCGCCGGCCTCCATCCCGTTCAACGACATCTACGACGTCCGGATCTCGGGCCTGATGATCCAGGACACGGGGATCTACGACCAGTCCTCGCCCGAGTACTGCAAGCTCGTCTTCTCGGGGAGCAACGCCCGGCTGCTGCTGGTGCACGACTTCGAGAACCGGGGCACGCACCGCTTCCTCTCGATGGACTACACGAGCCGGGCGCTGGTGATCGACCGGTGTCGCCTCGCCTCGGCGGGGGACTACCTGGTCATCGGCAGCGCCGCCCACGCGATGGCCGTCACCCGGTGCGAGTTCGAGGCGAATCCGGAGCTCCACTTCTTCCGCTACCAGAATAGCCTGCGGACGCAGATGACCCACTGCACCCGGAATTCGGGGCGGTACATCTACGGCGCGGGCAAGTCGTGGAAGAACCTGAGGTGGGAGACCCGGTTCAGCGTCGTCACCGACACCTACGGCGACCTGCTCGGCTACAGCGCGTTCGGCAACGACCGGATGGGGCCGGCCTGGGCGGTGGTCGAGCGGAACCGCCTGCGAAGCCTGAGCGGCCAGGGGGACCAGATCACGATCCGGGACAACGACTTCTCCGTGCCCAACGCGTCGGTGGCGATGCACAACGGGGACTCCATCCTTGCGGACAAGTCCGAGAATTGGCGCTACTACGGCAACCGCCTGATCCAGGGGGCCAGCTTCCATTCCGATGCGGGGACCCGGCCGCTGGTCAACGAGGGCAACGAGCCGCTCGGGGTGGGCACGATGGCGGCCCCGGCGATCGGGATGGCCGTGGCGGCCCCCGACGCGGCGATCCTGGCGGCCGAAGGCCCCGGGGCCGGGCCGGAGCCGCTGCGCTTCCGGTGGATGCGACGCCGGGCCGGGGGCGCCGGGCCGTTCGAGCCGCTGGCCGGGCAGACGGCCTCGGCCGTGCTCGACCTGCCCGGGGGGCCGGGGGCTTACGAGTACCGGCTCGACGTGGTCGGCGAGTCGGGGGCGGAGGCCCTCGGCAGCCGGGTCGTGACGCTGGAGATCCCCACCGGCCGCCCCGAGCAGGGCTACGACCTGGTCGCGCCGAGCCCGCCGGCCGGCCTGGCCGGCCGGCCGTCGGACCCCTTCGCCGTCTCGCTCCGGCCGGGCGTCGACCCGGGGGGCCCGGTCTCCGTCGTCCCCTCCAGCGACGGCCCCGGCCGGTTCGACCCGCCCGGGGTCACCCTGTCGGTCGGCGCCCCCTCGGCGACCTTCCGCTACATCCCCGACCCCGACGGCCTCGGGGCCGTGAGGATCTCGACAACCAACGACGCCGGGCTGGTCGACCCCCCGGCGGTGACCTTCTCGGCCACGACCGTCATCGTCCCGCCGCCGGCCGAGCCCACGACCCCCGTGGCCCGGCCGGTCGACCTGGAGCCGCCGGACGTCGTGCCGCCGGCCAGGATGCCCGCCCCCGGCCTCGTCCCCCGGCCCCCGGCGCTCGAGCCGGGCCTCGCCGGCCGGGGCCTCCCGGCCGAGTCGTCGGGAGGGCCGGCCGCCTCGCCGTTCCCGGTCCTCTCGGGCCGGTCGCTGGCCGCCCCGCCGCTGGATCGGGGCTCCTGATCGAAGGGGGAGGGGACGGCCTCCCCTTCCCTCCCCCGGCGCCCCCGGCAATGTCCGGGGGCCGTCTCCCGGGGCCGGTCCGGGATGACGACCGGACGAGATCCAACCCTCTCCAATGCGTTTTCGTTCATAATTGCGTGGTTTGCCCCAATAACGCACTTCGGGGCTGTGCCGGGAGGAACATGCGGTGGCGTGATGAATCTGCCGATGGGTCATGCGATACTCCGGGTAGCCCGTCGGGACCACACGCCGTCACCCCCGGGGAGGGGGCGGACGGCCCGGTCCGCCGACGCCGATCGGGAACGCGCCATGGCCGCCAGCGATCGCGACCTGCTCTTCGGCCTGCTCGCCCTCCAGAACGGCTTGATCGACCAGGTGCAGCTCGTCGGGGCATTCCAGGCCTGGACCCGGGACCGGGGCCGCGCGCTCGACGACCACCTCGTCGCCCTCGGCCACCTCGAGGCCGACGCGCGCGACGGCGTCGCGGCCATGTTGGTCCTGCACCTGAAGAAGAACGGCGGCGATACCGAGCGGAGCCTCGCGTCGCTGCCCGCAGGCCGATCGACCCGCGATCGGCTCGCGGCCCTGGCCGACCCCGAGCTGACCGGCTCAGTCGCCCGGATCGGCGGCGCGTCGGACGCCACCGAGGAGGGCGAGGGCGACGCCGGGCGCACGACCACCTACTCCGTCGGGACCGCGACCTCCGAGGGACAGCGGTTCCGCATCCTCCGGCCGCACGCCAGGGGTGGCCTGGGGGCCGTCTTCGTGGCGCTGGACGACGAGCTGCATCGCGAGGTGGCCCTCAAGAAGATCCTCGACGGCCACGCCGACGACCCGACCAGCCGGGCCCGGTTCCTGGCCGAGGCGGAGATCACCGGGGGCCTGGAACACCCGGGCATCGTCCCGGTCTACGGCCTGGGGTCCTTCGACGACGGCCGGCCCTACTACGCGATGCGGTTCATCCGCGGCGACTCGCTGAAGGAGGCCATCGGGCGGTTCCACGGGGACGAGTCAATCCGGCGCGACCCGGGCCGGAGATCGCTGGAGCTGCGCAAGCTGCTGAGGCGGTTCCTGGACGTCTGCAACGCGATCGAATACGCCCACGCCCGCGGGGTGCTGCACCGCGACATCAAGCCGGGCAACGTCATCGTCGGCCGGCACGGCGAGACGCTGGTGGTCGACTGGGGGCTGGCCAAGGCGTCGGGCCACGCCGACCTCGACGCGGCGGCCGGAGAGCGGCCGCTGGTGCCCAGCTCGGCCAGCGGATCGGCCGAGACCCTGCCCGGCTCGGCCCTGGGGACGCCGGCCTACATGAGCCCCGAGCAGGCCCGGGGCGACCTGAGTTCCCTCGGCCCGGCCAGCGACGTGTACAGCCTCGGCGCCACGCTCTACTGCCTGCTGACCGGCAAGCCGCCGTTCGAGGGCGACGACGTCGGCGCCGTGCTCCGGGCGGTGGATCGGGGCGAGCTTCGGCCCCCCCGCCAGCACGACCCGGCGATCGACCCGGCGCTGGAGGCGATCTGCCTGAAGGCGATGGCCACCCGGCCGGAGGGCCGCTACCCGAGGGCGCGGGCCCTGGCCGAGGATGTTGAACGTTGGATGGCCGACGAGCCGAACTCGTCCTATCGTGACCCGCCCCTGCGGCGCGCGGGCCGGTGGGCGCGTCGGCATCGGCCGCTGGTCGCTGGGGCGGCGGCGCTGCTCGTCTCGGCGGTGGCCGGGCTGTCGGTCGGGGCGGCGCTGATCGACCGCGAGCGATCGAAGGCCGAGGCGAATTTCCGACAGGCCCGCGCCGCGGTGGACGAGTACTTCACCACGGTGAGCGAGAGCACCCTGCTCAACGTGCCCGGCCTGCAGCCCCTCCGCAAGGAGCTGCTCGACGCGGCCCGACGCTACTATCGTGACTTCCTCCGCGAGCGCGGCGACGACCCGGCCGTCCGGGCCGAGGCCGCATCGGCCTCCTTCCGCGTCGGCTGGATCAGCCAGGGACTCGGCGAGCCGGAGGAGGCGGCGGGGCCTTATCGGATCGCCGCCGACCTCTACGAGCAATTGGCCCGGGACCATCCCGACAACGTCGAGTACCGCCGCCTGCTGGCCATCGCCCACGGCGCCCAGGGCCTGTTGGCGGGGGACGACGAGCGGACGGACGAGGCGATGGCGGCCCACCGCAAGGCCCTGGAGATCCGCAAGGCGATCGCGAAGGAGCGCCCGGACGACGCCCTCGCCCTGATCGACGTGGCGCGGACCCATCGCAATATCGGCAAGGTGCTCCGCGATACGGGCAGGCCCGACGAGGCCCTGGCCGAGTGGGATCGGGCCGTCGCGATCGCCCGGCCGCTGCTCGATCGGCCGCTGCCCCGGGCCGCCGGCCCGAACGACCTGACCGGGCGCAACGACCTGTCGGCCATCGTCCGCGAGGACCTGGGGAGCGTCCTGCTCGATCGCGCCGTGACCCTTCGCGAGTCGGGGAGGCACGCCGAGGCCCGGTCCTCCTGGGAGCAGGCCCGCGACCTCTTCGAGGGGCTCTGCGGCGAACAGCCCGGCAACCTGGCGCTCCGCTCCCGGCTGGCGGACTGCTACGCAGACGGCTATTCGCTGGAGTACGACCAGGGCCGCCTCGAGGACGCGCTCGGCTTCATGCGGCGTGCCCTGAAGCTCCGCGAGGCGATGGCCGTCGCCAACCCATCGATCCCCGTGTATCGCCGCGCGTGGGCGGAGGACCTGGTGTCGCTCGGCTGGGTGCTGCGGCTGCTCGGCCGAGAGGCCGAATCCCTGGAGGCCTACCGCAAGGCGACCGACCTGGCCGAGGCGCTGCTCGCCGAGGAGGAGGGGGACGCGTACACCACGAACCTGCTGGCCAAGTCCCTCAACCAGCGTGCCACCATCCTCGCCCTCGCGGGCCGGGCGGCCGAGGCGTTGCCGCTGGCGCGTCGGGCCGTGGAGGTCATGGATCCGATCGTCCGCGAGCAGCCCGAGCGGATCTTCCACGTTAGCACGCTCGGCAACGCGCTCCGCGGCCTGGGCCGCGTGGAGGACGCCGTCGGCGACCCGATCGCGGCCCTCGCGGCCTTCGAGCGGGCGGTCGCGGTCGACCGATCGCTGGCCGACCGGTACCCCGCCTGCCGGTACAACCTGGCGTGCAGCCTGGCCCTGATCGTGCCGCTCGCCGACCCGGGCTGCCGCGAGGCCCAGGCCCTCCGGGCGATGGCGGCCCTGAGGCAGGCCCGGGGCGCCGGCTATTCGAACCTCGCGAACATGAAGGCCGACCCCGACCTCGACCCCCTCCGCGACCGCGAGGACTTCCAGCACTTCCTGCTCAACATGGCCTTCCCCGCCGACCCGTTCGCCCGTGGTCGTTGACGGGCTCAGCCAGTCCCGCACGACCTGACGGACCCGAGCCGACCGCGCCTTCCGCCTGCAAAGGCGCAGGAGAGGTCCACGCTCCCCGAACTTCCCGAGGTTACCCGGCTGCGACTCCAGGACCGACTCCGCCCGTTAACGGGGACGTGAACCGGAGCGGTATGCGTCGGGAAGCGCGGGTTATGCGTCCCTCGTGACCCTTGGCGAATCGATCGGGACGGGAGACGACACGGCAATCCGTCAACGGACGCCGGTACTTGGACGGCTGCGATCCCAGGCCCGGCTCGACGACCTCGGTCCCGGGGATCACGGCCCGGCCGGGCCTCCCGGGCCGGGGAGGCGGTAGAGCCCCAGCGTCACGCCGGGCCACCGGCGTTCGTCGAGCCGGTTGGCCGAGGCTCCCAGGGCCGATCGGAGGGAGCGGGACGGGTCGACCTCCCACTCCCGGTACTCCAGCAGCCAGGCCCGGCGCGGGGGACCTCCGGCCAGCCGGTCGAGGTCCTCGGCGGCCTTGGGGACCTCGCCGGGTTGGTCGGCGACCACCGCCCCGGGCGGGCAGGGGAAGCCGTAGTAGTCCAGGGTCGGGATCGATCGGCCGTTGGCGATCACCATCAGGTCCCCCTCCTCGAAGGCGCCGTCCAGGAACGAGGCGGCGGACCGGAGGTCCTCCTTGGCGTACCGGGGGGACTCGTACCAGTTCCAGAGCGACCAGGACGAGACGAGGGCCAGGCCCGCCACCCCGACCGCCGCCAGGGCCGACCGCCGGGCCGAGGCGATCGCCCCTCCCAGGATCAGGGCCGCCGCCGGGTAGCAGGCCGCGGCATACCGGGCGTTGTAGCTGAGGTTGT
This Tautonia plasticadhaerens DNA region includes the following protein-coding sequences:
- a CDS encoding serine/threonine-protein kinase → MAASDRDLLFGLLALQNGLIDQVQLVGAFQAWTRDRGRALDDHLVALGHLEADARDGVAAMLVLHLKKNGGDTERSLASLPAGRSTRDRLAALADPELTGSVARIGGASDATEEGEGDAGRTTTYSVGTATSEGQRFRILRPHARGGLGAVFVALDDELHREVALKKILDGHADDPTSRARFLAEAEITGGLEHPGIVPVYGLGSFDDGRPYYAMRFIRGDSLKEAIGRFHGDESIRRDPGRRSLELRKLLRRFLDVCNAIEYAHARGVLHRDIKPGNVIVGRHGETLVVDWGLAKASGHADLDAAAGERPLVPSSASGSAETLPGSALGTPAYMSPEQARGDLSSLGPASDVYSLGATLYCLLTGKPPFEGDDVGAVLRAVDRGELRPPRQHDPAIDPALEAICLKAMATRPEGRYPRARALAEDVERWMADEPNSSYRDPPLRRAGRWARRHRPLVAGAAALLVSAVAGLSVGAALIDRERSKAEANFRQARAAVDEYFTTVSESTLLNVPGLQPLRKELLDAARRYYRDFLRERGDDPAVRAEAASASFRVGWISQGLGEPEEAAGPYRIAADLYEQLARDHPDNVEYRRLLAIAHGAQGLLAGDDERTDEAMAAHRKALEIRKAIAKERPDDALALIDVARTHRNIGKVLRDTGRPDEALAEWDRAVAIARPLLDRPLPRAAGPNDLTGRNDLSAIVREDLGSVLLDRAVTLRESGRHAEARSSWEQARDLFEGLCGEQPGNLALRSRLADCYADGYSLEYDQGRLEDALGFMRRALKLREAMAVANPSIPVYRRAWAEDLVSLGWVLRLLGREAESLEAYRKATDLAEALLAEEEGDAYTTNLLAKSLNQRATILALAGRAAEALPLARRAVEVMDPIVREQPERIFHVSTLGNALRGLGRVEDAVGDPIAALAAFERAVAVDRSLADRYPACRYNLACSLALIVPLADPGCREAQALRAMAALRQARGAGYSNLANMKADPDLDPLRDREDFQHFLLNMAFPADPFARGR